A stretch of DNA from Staphylococcus equorum:
TATGATTAATACAAGAAGACTGTTTATAAAACTAGAATGCAATGAATTTTTTAAATCTTTGTTGCCACTTACTAATAGTCACACATTGTAAAAAATGAACAATATGAAGTCAAATAATTTATATAAAAAAATGATACAATAAATAATTTCTATGATAATTTCATGATATAATATAATGAAGGAAGAGCGTAAAGTAGTTAATTATTTTGAGAAAATTTTTATTTTCATTTTTATCGCTAGTATTAGTAATTTCTTTTAGCATTATTCCATTTTTTCAACAAGCACACGCAGCCAGCGAAGGAGTCCATAAGCCTAAAAGTAATGTCAGCACTAAAACTAAGAAAAAAATAATTAATATAATTAAAACTTCCAAAGAGTATAAAGAGTATGCCACTTCAACTTCTATTGACTCTATAAATGATGAAAATGTAATCGTTCACCTAAACAAAGGCGAGAACACAAATGTGTACTCTATCAATTATATCTTTGGTAAAAACCTTGCTAAACAAAATAATAACTTAGCGATGGTTGAACTGAAATATAATGAAGCCAACGGAAAAGTTTTCTATGCCCACTCAATGTACACAAAATTTGTAAAACATAATGGTAACCAGTTTGTTAATTTACAAGGAGTTTTAAATAACAAACCATATTATAATTTTAATCTCGGCAAAGACGGTAAATTGTATAATGAAAATTTCAAAGTTTCTTCTAAGAAAGAAATTGAAGCTGACTCTTATAAAAATTTACCTCACAAAGAACGAGGTTGGTGTGAATGGGCAGTAGGATCACTTTGTGGAACTGGTGGTGCTGGAGGTTGTTGGGCAGTTGCTTTAGGTATTACCACAGGTTTGGGTGGCTTCGGTATAGCAACAATATGTGGCTTAATTACTTCATTAGGTTGTATAGGCGCGACAAACTATATTTGTAGTTGAACGAAATGAGGTTTTAGTATGGCGATGTTTATCATAATATTCCTATTTGTATACTCTATAGTCATAACGTTAATGTATTTTAAAAATCAAAAATAAATTAAAACACTCTTCCTTTGAAAGGGCGACTCTAATAACAGTCACCCTTTTGTTGCTTTTGGAATTATCTAAATCAGACAATCTCTTTTTTCTTTAATGCTAAATATGCACCAAGACAAGCTAGAACTATGCCCACAATTAGGTTTAAACTGATTTGAGTCTCTCCCATAAGGATACTTCTGCCTCTTCCTATTGCTGGAAACATCGCAACCATATCCCCACTTTCAGAGGCCCCAATATTACTGATCAATTTTAAATAGAATAGCCACGCTAAAAATGAAGATAATATAGCTAAGTATAGTAATCCGAACCAAAAATTCGGCTCTTGTGGCAACGTATATGAATAGCTTTTAAACCCAGTATAAATAACTAAAAATAGAACTGCCGATAACATACCTATAGTATTTGCTAAAACAGGATTAGTATTATTATTGTATAAAGATAATACATCTCCAATAGATGTGATTATAGTACCTATTAAAGCCATTACTATGCCTATTATAAACTCACTTGTAAGTTGGTTTAAGTCTGGGAATAGAATTACCACCACACTTATTAAACCTATAACCCCACCTAAATATATTCTGTTAGCTATTTTACTTTTAAATACTAGACTTATAAATATAGGCGTCAATTTAAAATATATATACATAAACATTTCTAGTATTTTTGTTTCATCCCTGTTTATTAAAATTATCTATCTCGGAAAATTACAAAAACACCCCCTTAAGCCTATGGCCTAAGAGGGTGTTTCATTTTACAATATTATTCCCACTCGATTGTGCTTGGTGGCTTAGATGTAATGTCATAGACGACGCGGTTAACGTGGTCTACTTCGTTTACAATACGACTTGAAATCTTTTGTAAGACTTCCCAGTCAATGCGTGCGAAGTCACTTGTCATGCCATCAATAGAAGTTACAGCACGAATACCTACTGTGTGATCATACGTGCGGTAGTCTCCCATAACACCTACAGATTGGATGCCTGGTAATACCGTGAAGTATTGCCAAATCTCA
This window harbors:
- a CDS encoding DMT family transporter, with protein sequence MTPIFISLVFKSKIANRIYLGGVIGLISVVVILFPDLNQLTSEFIIGIVMALIGTIITSIGDVLSLYNNNTNPVLANTIGMLSAVLFLVIYTGFKSYSYTLPQEPNFWFGLLYLAILSSFLAWLFYLKLISNIGASESGDMVAMFPAIGRGRSILMGETQISLNLIVGIVLACLGAYLALKKKEIV
- a CDS encoding halocin C8 precursor-like protein, whose product is MRKFLFSFLSLVLVISFSIIPFFQQAHAASEGVHKPKSNVSTKTKKKIINIIKTSKEYKEYATSTSIDSINDENVIVHLNKGENTNVYSINYIFGKNLAKQNNNLAMVELKYNEANGKVFYAHSMYTKFVKHNGNQFVNLQGVLNNKPYYNFNLGKDGKLYNENFKVSSKKEIEADSYKNLPHKERGWCEWAVGSLCGTGGAGGCWAVALGITTGLGGFGIATICGLITSLGCIGATNYICS